From a region of the Verrucomicrobiota bacterium genome:
- a CDS encoding Gfo/Idh/MocA family oxidoreductase produces MNNRSKAESRPERGLPSRRTFLKQASAAAVGTGMAADLDLSRSAYAAGSDEIKLGLVGCGGRGTGAAAQALTADKGTRLVAMGDVFSDRLNLSFNSLREQPEVGQRVDVASTRQFVGFDAYQQVIASGVDLVLLATPPHFRPVHLRAAIDAGKHVFAEKPVAVDPTGVRSVLESTELARKKDVAILSGLNNRYSPRAQELVRRVHDGVIGEILALHTARYLGSIWVKPRQAGMTEMEYQMRNWYYFTWLSGDFNVEQFVHQLDFMAWLMKDQYPVSCYATGGRQARTGPEYGHIYDHFSSVFEYANGVRLFSTTRQQQGCSPVFTSVAVGTKGQASISSRNAGITGAHPWQAPPQDRAENSHQLEHDAFFAALRKGRIINNGEYMAKSSLMAIMERMSAYTGQTLTWEQVMNSKVDLKPSSYDWNGTPPPAEVAVPGMTKMG; encoded by the coding sequence ATGAACAATCGATCCAAAGCTGAATCACGCCCTGAACGCGGCCTCCCGTCTCGCCGGACTTTTCTCAAGCAGGCCAGCGCCGCAGCCGTCGGCACCGGCATGGCCGCGGACCTCGACCTCTCTCGGAGCGCTTACGCCGCCGGCAGCGATGAGATCAAGCTCGGCCTGGTTGGGTGCGGCGGTCGCGGGACCGGCGCGGCCGCCCAGGCGCTTACTGCCGACAAAGGCACGCGGCTGGTCGCGATGGGTGATGTTTTTTCAGATCGCCTCAACCTCAGCTTCAATTCCCTCCGCGAGCAACCCGAGGTCGGCCAGCGGGTCGATGTCGCTTCGACGCGCCAATTCGTCGGGTTCGACGCGTATCAACAGGTGATCGCTTCGGGCGTCGATCTCGTGTTGCTCGCCACGCCGCCGCATTTTCGGCCGGTGCATTTGAGAGCGGCCATTGACGCGGGCAAGCATGTCTTCGCCGAAAAGCCGGTCGCTGTGGACCCGACGGGCGTACGCTCCGTGCTCGAATCAACGGAACTGGCGCGGAAGAAAGACGTGGCGATCCTTTCAGGTCTCAACAACCGCTATTCGCCTCGGGCGCAGGAATTGGTGCGCCGTGTTCATGATGGGGTGATTGGGGAAATTCTGGCGCTGCACACCGCGCGGTATTTGGGCAGCATCTGGGTCAAGCCTCGTCAAGCGGGCATGACGGAAATGGAATATCAGATGCGCAACTGGTATTACTTCACCTGGCTCTCGGGGGATTTCAATGTCGAGCAGTTTGTGCATCAACTGGATTTCATGGCCTGGCTGATGAAGGACCAATACCCCGTGAGCTGTTACGCCACGGGCGGGCGTCAGGCTCGCACTGGCCCGGAATACGGCCACATTTACGATCACTTCAGTTCCGTCTTTGAATACGCGAACGGCGTGCGGCTCTTTTCGACGACGCGGCAGCAACAGGGTTGCAGCCCGGTTTTCACGTCCGTCGCCGTAGGAACCAAAGGTCAAGCCTCGATTTCCAGCCGCAATGCGGGCATCACAGGAGCCCATCCCTGGCAAGCGCCTCCTCAGGACCGCGCGGAGAACAGCCATCAACTCGAACACGACGCGTTCTTCGCCGCGCTCCGCAAGGGCCGCATCATCAATAACGGCGAATACATGGCGAAGAGTTCACTGATGGCGATCATGGAACGGATGAGCGCTTACACCGGCCAAACGCTGACCTGGGAGCAAGTGATGAACTCCAAGGTGGACCTCAAGCCATCCAGCTACGACTGGAACGGCACACCGCCGCCGGCCGAAGTCGCCGTCCCGGGAATGACGAAGATGGGTTAG